Within Pseudomonas alloputida, the genomic segment CGCGAACGGTGCGGTATTCGATTTCGCCGAAGATCTCTTTTACTTCGGAAGCCGAAGGCTGGCCTTCTTCACCGGAGAACTTGGCAACCGCCTGGTCACGCAGCTCACCCAGACGCGCGTAGCGGTCGGCTTTGACGGTGATGGTGTAACCCTGCGAAACCGCTTCGCCGAACTCGGCGCGGATAGCATTGAACAGCTCGGTGTTGGCAACGGCAGGTTTCCAGTCCCAAGTCGGCTTGCCAGCTTCGGCAGCCAGCTCTTTGACAGCCTGGATAACAGCCTGGAATTCGTCGTGGGCGAACAGTACGGCACCCAGCATCTGGTCTTCGGTCAGCTCTTGAGCTTCCGATTCAACCATCAGTACAGCGTCGGAGGTACCGGCAACGACCATGTCCAGGCTCGAGGCAGCCAGTTGCTCATAGGTCGGGTTCAGCAGGTAGCCAGTGCTTTCGTGGAAGGCAACGCGGGCAGCGCCGATCGGGCCTTCGAACGGAATGCCGGAAATGGCCAGGGCAGCCGAGGTACCGATCATCGCAGCGATGTCCGGGTCGGTCTTCTTGCTGGTGGAAACCACGGTGCAGACGACCTGCACTTCGTTCATGAAGCCTTCCGGGAACAGCGGACGGATCGGACGGTCGATCAGGCGCGAGGTCAGCGTCTCTTTCTCGGAAGGACGGCCTTCACGCTTGAAGAAGCCACCTGGGATCTTGCCAGCGGCGTAGGTCTTTTCCTGGTAGTGAACCGACAGCGGGAAGAAACCCTTGCCTGGATCAGCCTGTTTGGCGCCTACCACAGTCACCAGCACGGTGACGTCGTTGTCGACGGTAACCAGCACGGCGCCGGTTGCCTGACGGGCAATACGGCCCGTTTCGAGAGTGACGGTCGATTGACCGAACTGGAAAGTCTTGATTACCGGGTTCACGGTTTCCTACCTTTTTCAGTGGCTCTTGGGGGAACTGGTTTCTTGCGAATTCTTGGGCAGAACGGGGAATCGGCCCCATTGACCGTCCAGATACAACACGAGGCTGGGAGCCTGGCACCAAGCGGAAAAACCGCTCAGCATTGCCAGGCTGCCAACCTCGGAGATACGCGTGAAGTGCCCAACGGCAGCGCTGCAAAACAGCCCTGCCGAAGCCTGCGACACCCCACGCACACCACTGACCAGGCCGCTATTAGCGACGCAGGCCCAGGCGACCGATCAGGGCGCTGTAACGAGTGGTGTCTTTGCCCTTCAGGTAATCCAGCAGCTTACGACGCTGGTTGACCATACGGATCAGACCACGACGGGAGTGGTGGTCTTTGTCGTTGGCCTTGAAGTGGCCTTGCAGCTTGTTGATGTTGGCGGTCAGCAGAGCAACCTGCACTTCCGGGCTACCGGTATCGCCGGCGGCTTGCTGATATTCGGCAACGATCTGAGCTTTTTCTTCAACGCTGAGGGCCATGTGGCTTCTCCTGATAACGGATCCCGCATGCGGGGTCCAATAGGCCAGGGACAAATCCCTGTATTAATAAAAAAGGTGTGACCGTGCCTACTGACAGCCACCCTTGATGCCGTGGGGCTCGGCAACTGCCTGACCCCGCGGTTTCGGTCATTCCGACCGAATCAGCCGACGCGGCGCAATGCGCCCGTCTTCGCTCACTTCACCGATACCGATGAAGCGTGCATTGTGATCCTGCACCCGAACCATGCCAAATTGTGGCGCGTCCGGCGCGCGTACCGCCTGGCCATGCAGCCAGTAGAACGCACTGTGTTCCGACAGGCTGACCAACGGCCAGTCCTGCAGCCCGCTGTCCGACGGCATCAGGAAGCGGTCGAGCGCTTCGTTACCACCTTCGGCATGGGCCTGTTCGAGTTCCTCGAGGGTGACCGTCTGTGCCAGCGCAAAGGGCCCTGCCTGGGTCCTGCGCAGCTCGGCGACATAGGCCCCGCAACCAAGGGCTTCACCGATATCCTCCACCAGCGTGCGGATATAGGTGCCTTTGCTGCATCCTACGCTCAGCCGTGCACGGGTGCCTTCGCACTCGAGCAACTCCAAGCGGTTAATAGTAACAGAACGCGCCTCGCGCTCCACTACCTCTCCTGCACGTGCCAGCTTGTACAACGGCTGGCCGTCACGCTTGAGCGCCGAGTACATAGGC encodes:
- the rpsO gene encoding 30S ribosomal protein S15; amino-acid sequence: MALSVEEKAQIVAEYQQAAGDTGSPEVQVALLTANINKLQGHFKANDKDHHSRRGLIRMVNQRRKLLDYLKGKDTTRYSALIGRLGLRR
- the truB gene encoding tRNA pseudouridine(55) synthase TruB, which codes for MAQVKRIRRNVSGIILLDKPLGFTSNAALQKVRWLLNAEKAGHTGSLDPLATGVLPLCFGEATKFSQYLLDSDKGYETVMQMGQTTNTGDAEGEVLQTRDVTVGRADIEAVLPRFRGPISQIPPMYSALKRDGQPLYKLARAGEVVEREARSVTINRLELLECEGTRARLSVGCSKGTYIRTLVEDIGEALGCGAYVAELRRTQAGPFALAQTVTLEELEQAHAEGGNEALDRFLMPSDSGLQDWPLVSLSEHSAFYWLHGQAVRAPDAPQFGMVRVQDHNARFIGIGEVSEDGRIAPRRLIRSE